From Chloroflexota bacterium:
CATCATGGGCAATGACATCATCATGGCCTACAAAATGAACGGGATTATCATGCCGCCGGAACGGGGCTATCCTTTCCAGCTCGTCTCCGAGAGCAAGTGGGGCTATAAATGGATAAAATGGATAACCAAAATTGAGCTCTCGGATGACGAATACCACCGCGGCTACTGGGAAAGCCGTGGCTACTCCAACCATGCAGACCTGGACGAAAGTTTCTTTGAGTACATGCCTTGAACCTAGTGTCCGTCCACACTCGTTATTAAGTATTCGATGGTTTCCAGCCTACACTTTTGGTCGGTGAAGCTCATTTGCTACATTTGATAGAGGGATGACACCATGAAGGCACCATCCCGGTGATATAGGGATAAACGTATTACTCATTATCGTGGCAGCTTAAGCACGTCTCATTAGTTCGCCCGCTATGATCTTCAGGGATTTTGGGTGCTTCAGCAATTCCGGCTTCGTGGCAGGCTAAACAGGCGGAGCGTCCCTCTATAGTATGCGGGACTGGAGGAGGAGTACTCGGCTCTGGAGGAGCTGGCGATACTTCCTCAGTGGTTTGTGGCTCTGATGGCGGGGGTGGTGGAGGAGAAGGTGCTTCGCCTTTCAAACTGGAAAGATAGGCTGCAATGTCTCTAATTTGTTCTGGAGTAAGAACATCACGGAAGGTTGGCATGGTAGCACCAGGCAGAACTGACTGAGGATCATTGGTAAAGGCCTCTAGAAAACTCATGGTGCGGCGCTCTCCGATTGTTGAAAGTTCAGGACCGAGTGCGCTACCCTTATCGTTTATCATGTGACAACTTAAACAGTGCTCCTCAACTAGCATCGGTGCCTCTGGACTGAAGCTGACCGGTGCTCCTACGGTTTGCAGGTAGGAGGTCAGCGACTCCAATTCTTCATCAGTGAACAGAAGCTTGGGGTGCAGTGTAGTCGGAGTCATGGCATGGGGGTCCCGTAAGTAGGTGGAAAGTGTCTCTCGGTCAAGTTGACTGCCAACGCTAGATAGATCAGGCCCTATGTTACCACCTACTCCACCAATGCTATGACAGTAGGCACAATTTATCTCTTGGTAAATATCTCGCCCAGCCTGCACCAATGGGCTTTCTTCACCAGCTGGTGTGGCTGGGGCTGACATAGCTCCAGCCGCTTCCAAGAGGGCAAATATTATTACTACCAAAACTCCGCTGCCAATGACGCGTTTTCTCTGTATCCAGCCTCTTCCCAGACCACGGTCTATGAAAGGCACCAGAATGAGTATCAATAATGCAATCATAGGTATAACGACTGCCGCCACTGGTTCCAGCCAGCCGGGGAAGAGCTTAAGGAATTGGAAAAAGAACAAAAAATACCACTCCGGTCGGGGATTATAGGTGGTGCTGGTTGGATCGGCGGGAGGTTCGCTTGTAACCGGGAAGAGAATTGCTAGGACAATAATAGCCGTTACCACCAGCAAAGCTATCAAGGCATCACGAGCTAAAGTTTGGGGGAAAAATATTTCACCGCCTTTCTTGCTGGCCTCATAATTCTCTTGGTAACTTTCCCTTTTACTTTTACCTCGAGATAGTGACGGTTTCATCTATG
This genomic window contains:
- a CDS encoding c-type cytochrome; amino-acid sequence: MKPSLSRGKSKRESYQENYEASKKGGEIFFPQTLARDALIALLVVTAIIVLAILFPVTSEPPADPTSTTYNPRPEWYFLFFFQFLKLFPGWLEPVAAVVIPMIALLILILVPFIDRGLGRGWIQRKRVIGSGVLVVIIFALLEAAGAMSAPATPAGEESPLVQAGRDIYQEINCAYCHSIGGVGGNIGPDLSSVGSQLDRETLSTYLRDPHAMTPTTLHPKLLFTDEELESLTSYLQTVGAPVSFSPEAPMLVEEHCLSCHMINDKGSALGPELSTIGERRTMSFLEAFTNDPQSVLPGATMPTFRDVLTPEQIRDIAAYLSSLKGEAPSPPPPPPSEPQTTEEVSPAPPEPSTPPPVPHTIEGRSACLACHEAGIAEAPKIPEDHSGRTNETCLSCHDNE